Proteins from a single region of Carassius carassius chromosome 37, fCarCar2.1, whole genome shotgun sequence:
- the LOC132118514 gene encoding protein IWS1 homolog A-like isoform X1, with translation MGNEHSTQNKPQKANAEKKAQNGELNGHAVPAADETEPETSKKEAVEQKSETLPAPVTNEPKPSEKEEVDSSKANGTAHVDATPEQNTTVATEAEPPKKAPKPSGDEVSNFLGKMFKKKSEPVKPAAENNDSVDAPAKAVDLKINMQTDKVFINADQKEILEQVAEQIKLQLVDAIPAQPISSSSLTKNSSKTDEILPDLHATQEPVAVVEKSITEEPVKRKASEIHIRYPKSADAEPKAEEDDKALKEDKEPKQLVESIISDEKEQACESEPNGTKQELASISKNLTKVADEAVDTIEVLSRVEEPVIGAEEPSLVAEEIAEILQVTQEQESLDVEELKRNKFKKALLIAQGPVTTSVKPVLSAKEEAASGSVVVDEESWEILEEPVNISGSFEEPVLTRSKCNLADSSQLHSQLRSVCTKVFEDASYKVFSVDVYVDKSSVHVTIELCPDELTCLNKVSSNTVDRSTRKPQHGRPQRMRFNQDADVLVTPFLKMLVIN, from the exons ATGGGAAACGAGCATTCAACACAGAATAAACCTCAGAAg GCAAATGCTGAGAAGAAAGCCCAAAATGGAGAGCTGAATGGACATGCAGTACCAGCTGCAGATGAAACTGAACCTG AGACAAGCAAAAAAGAAGCAGTGGAGCAAAAGAGTGAAACCCTGCCAGCGCCTGTCACAAATGAACCAAAACCATCAGAAAAAGAGGAGGTAGACAGCAGTAAAGCCAACGGAACCGCACATGTGGATGCGACCCCTGAGCAAAATACGACAGTTGCAACAGAAGCAGAGCCACCCAAAAAAGCCCCAAAGCCCAGTGGAGATGAGGTGTCCAACTTCCTTGGTAAAATGTTCAAAAAGAAGAGCGAACCTGTGAAACCTGCAGCAGAAAACAACGATTCAGTTGATGCACCGGCCAAAGCGGTGGATCTCAAAATCAACATGCAGACT GATAAAGTCTTCATTAATGCAGACCAAAAGGAGATTCTTGAGCAAGTCGCAGAGCAGATCAAATTGCAATTGGTTGACGCCATTCCCGCGCAACCCATAAGTTCAAGTTCTTTGACAAAGAATTCCTCGAAAACAGATGAGATCCTCCCAGATTTGCATGCCACACAAGAACCAGTAGCTGTTGTAGAAAAATCAATAACAGAAGAGCCAGTTAAAAGAAAAGCCAGTGAGATACATATACGATATCCAAAGTCTGCAGATGCAGAACCTAAGGCTGAGGAGGATGACAAGGCCTTGAAAGAAGACAAAGAACCTAAACAACTTGTTGAAAGCATAATATCGGATGAAAAGGAACAAGCATGTGAAAGCGAACCAAATGGAACCAAACAAGAGCTTGCATCTATTTCCAAAAACCTGACGAAAGTAGCTGATGAAGCAGTTGATACCATTGAGGTCTTGTCTCGTGTTGAGGAACCAGTTATTGGAGCTGAAGAGCCATCGCTAGTTGCTGAAGAAATTGCAGAAATCTTGCAGGTCACTCAGGAACAAGAAAGCCTTGATGTAGAAGAACTTAAAAGGAACAAGTTCAAGAAGGCATTGCTCATTGCACAGGGACCAGTAACAACCTCTGTGAAACCAGTGCTGAGTGCTAAAGAAGAAGCCGCTAGTGGATCAGTGGTGGTTGATGAGGAGAGCTGGGAGATCCTTGAGGAACCAGTGAACATCTCTGGGAGTTTTGAAGAACCTGTGCTCACTAGAAGTAAATGTAATTTAGCAGATTCTTCTCAATTGCATTCCCAGCTGAGGTCTGTGTGCACTAAGGTTTTTGAAGATGCTTCTTACAAGGTGTTCAGTGTCGATGTATATGTTGATAAAAGCAGTGTTCACGTCACGATTGAGCTTTGCCCAGATGAGCTCACATGTCTGAATAAAGTCAGTTCAAATACCGTCGATCGTTCGACGAGAAAACCACAGCATGGACGACCTCAACGCATGCGATTCAATCAAGATGCAGATGTACTAGTAACTCCTTTCCTCAAGATGCTTGTCatcaattaa